Genomic window (Diabrotica undecimpunctata isolate CICGRU chromosome 6, icDiaUnde3, whole genome shotgun sequence):
AGAATGCATCCAGCAATATTGGGACTAAACTGTACTCACAAATCAAacagtagcacataatagaccagaaaTCGTATTAGTTCATAAAGTAACTAGACAAACAACACtcattgatgtggcgatacctaaaaacaaaacaataatctGCATGTTATATACAAtgaaaagatcgccaaatacaaagatctggaaattcaaataagAAGACAATCAAGAATGGAAAGTATTATTCTCTATTCTATTGGAGTCATTTCacagaacctcctagaaaacataaaaaagcaaatTGAATGAACATATCTATAAGACCATgtagaaagctgtactactctaaTCAACAAGATGTGTATGAAAATTTTTgtgagatactccagcataccaagtcagcTAGGGCTCAATATCATAACAAGTGCATTTTGTTATCAACTTGTAATAATATTCAaatagatttatttattatttaatccaGTCATATTAGATTTTGATATTATGTAACTATTTAAGTAGCAGGTAACAATTTTTCAAGTGTGCAACTTGTGCTTGTTGAAACAAGTTTTCTTTACATTAAATAGCAGATAGTTCttctaattataaaaataaaatgctcACCTGAAATTCATCAAAACATATCAACCAGGACTTCTGTATAATTTTGTCAGCAACTGGTGGAATGGGATCAAAAGGTTTTGGTTTTCTTTGTGTATAATCTACCactatttcttgttttaattcATGCATTTTTCTATGAACTTCTACCATAAAGGCATTAAAATGCACTCTAGTTTTTTGTTCTATTGTACAACTATCAAAGAATAAATCCATTAACATTGTTTTACCGCCTCCAACTGCTCCATAAATATATAATCCCTTTGGAGCTTCTTTTTTACTCCCACCAAACCATTTACTAAAAATGTTGGCTCCAGTAGGTGGTTCATAGCCATTgatatttttatacaaattttgaagttgaTATGCTATTCTCCTTTGTACTGGATCATTCTGTAGTTCTTTTGACTTTATTTTCTCCTCTAACAACTGAATAGGACCTTCCACTAAAACCTCATGATCTACTTTTAAGGAATAATTGAGCTTCTGAATTAAACTAGCTGCATATTTTTCGTTAACTAAAAGTgtgttttttaataaagttaattttaacatttttataatcctgaaacaaaataaaaaggatGTGAACATATATAAACATTTGCAAATTTTAATGCAACTTACTTTTTTCTGAATTTGAAACATTTCTAGTTAAGTACCCATTAAGCGATAAATTTTAATCGCACCTATTATCACATCATAACATAAagttatataatttttgaaaaattatatattttatatatattagtcTTGTCCTTGAGTAAACGTCAGTATGTTTGTAACCTCAAATATTGTATGTCAAACAATCTTCTTAGTTAGAGAGACACTTTTTGACTTAATTTATAACAAACTTAGGCAGTcagaaaatttcataaaataatttcaaaaaaatcTCAGAAATTACAAACCTTAACACATTACTAACCGAATTATCACGAGTTGATTAGTTGAAGTTGAGTAACATTTCATCTACTCGTGTATATTCACATATGAGTATGCAACTTATTATACATACATTAATTTATTCTACTAAGCGGAAagattttataaatttaacatAATTATAGCAGTTATACTTTAATTTTGGGCCTTATACATATGTTCGTATACATAATAACCGTACTagcaaaatttttaattatatttcagTTAATTTCGATGATATAATAAAGAAGAAACATTACATTGTACGTTGAATGGCAGTGAGTCACTCGCTATGGTCACTGGTGGCTGGTGATTGTGATTCACTTGATGGGAGGGATGAAATAAACGCACGTGGTTTAAATTTGACAGTTTGAGGTTATGTTGTTTTGTGTTTAAATCTTAGATCTTAAATACCAATAGAAGAAAATTGtgtttgtaattttaaaattaaaataatttaacaatgGAAAACGAAGGCGAAGCTGTAACAGAAAAGAAGCGTCTATTATGTTGTTTTAAATCGGAAAATGGAGAAGTTGCCGGTGACATGATGGATCTACCCATAGACTGTTCCTTACAGCAGCTCACGTTAATTTGTAATGCTTTGTTAAAACAGGAAGAACCAGTACCATACTTATTTTATGTTAATGAAAACGAAATAACCCATAGTTTGGAAAAATCATTAAATATAACTGAATTAAATACAGAAGGTGTTGTAGATATTATTTATCAACAACAAGCTGTATTTAGGGTACGCCCGGTAACAAGGTGTACTAGTTCAATACCAGGTCATGCAGAAGCAGTTATTTCAGTTAGTTTTAGTCCAGATGGTAAACATTTAGCAAGTGGATCTGGTGATACAACAGTCAGGTTTTGGGATGTTGATACTCAAACTCCTTTATATACTTGTGAAGGTCATAAAAATTGGGTATTGTGTATAGCATGGTCTCCTGATAGTACTAAATTGGCTTCTGCTTGTAAGGATGGGAAAGTTATTGTGTGGGATCCTTTTACAGGAAAGCAAATTGGTAAAACTTTAACTGGACATAAACAGTGGATTACTAGTTTAAGCTGGGAACCTTATCATAAAAACCCTGAATGTAGGTAAGTGAAATTGGAGTTTAATGGTAGTTATTTAACATTTGCACTTGTCTTGTAACTTGATCCAGGAAATTTGAAGATGCTAACTGGGATTTGTTGTCTCATACAATTAATTAGCTAAATAGTCGATGCAGAACAAAAACAAGTTTATAATAAAAGTGACAATGTAAATAACCTTATTTTCTTTCACACACTTTACATCATTTTATGTAATCACAAACTTGCTCCAATTTCAAGATATATCTATGACTTAAATATCTTATTATCCTTACAATTTATACTAATTTATTAGGAAGTGCCTTGTTATTTACTTCTTGATATTCTAAGTTGCAACTTATGTTTAGAATTAATCTATAAACAACATATACTTCCTGGGTGTACTACATACTTATTACTACAAAGCATATAAAATGGATTATAAAAGCGTTATATAGTTCTGGTAATCTGAAAACTGCATATACCATGCATAATTTGTGCTAAAGAATAGTCTGAGGTTGTTCTCCTAACAGAGAGAAACCAAATTTAGTATGAAATTAGTACCTTCACATGAGCTTGTTTCTAACACCCATTAGATTCAATTCTAGTTTTGTCAAAGTGACATTCAGTTTTAATAATGGAAAAGTCaaagatatgtttattttttcattagtaataattctggttttatgtgcaaaaaaaacagaataaagaaaTTGATATTTCAAGTTATGAAAATGGTAACCTTTACAACTAAacataaaattcaaatcattatAACTTTCCATATTCTGGAATTAGTGCTGATGATATAATCAGTAGATTTTTGGTTTTCATCGAATATCCTGTACCAACAAAATCTACAattcacaacattatttttaaatttgaaaaactggtTGGTTCAAGAATTGTAGAAAATACATAGTGATACAATGTAGAAAATGCATAGGTAGTGATAAAGATGAAAATCAACATGCTCTTGCAATTAATGAAGAATGGGAACAGCATGAAACTGCCATATCGTCGGCTTAAGATGCAAATGGCCTAACTCCACTTTTAGCTCAAATTAACATTTTAGGTTGGTTGGGTTCATAAAAATTAACCGCGTCGACTTAAATACGCCTAACAACCGAAATGTCAAAAATGCTGCTCAAACTCGCCTATCTCCGGCTTGATTTTCAACAATACGCAGTTGGCCTAACTCCCAGTGTGTAATGGTAATAACAGGTGAAACGTTGTTGTTCTTAATTTTATGTGCATAAAACAATATCTGAGGTAAgtatcaataattttttaatgctTTAATTACCTTTGACGTTCAAATTATCTAGagaatataaatttagtatttaatttttgtgCATTCTTGGGTAAATCTGATGTTAAAATATCGTGTTGGGAGTTAggcaattttcattttatatttacttagttTGGATAGGAGATAAGCCATTATAGTTTCGATGATAAACCACATAGGTACctacctttaatatttttttccctaTAATAACATTCTGAATTTTTGCTTAGCTAGGTACATAAAAGTATACTTTCTAATTAACGCTGTATATTTCAGAATGAATCCGCAATCCCGTGCGATGAAAATGCTTTTATTGGCTAAGCAAAACATCCAGGAAAAGCCCAACAGACAAAGCGATGCCGAAAGCGATGTAACAAGAGATTTGTTAACATTTTGTGATACTTTTGATCAAGATAAGGATTTATCTACACTCTTAACTGATAGTACTAATCTAGCAAGCTCCTCAGCATCTAATCACCACTTATTAGCTGACGACAATTTAATTACTGATGATGATTTACTCACCCTAGCTGAAGAAAAAGTTGCTAACCTGGATTTTATCTCCTCAAATTTTCCTGAAGATGAAATCAACATTGAACCAGAAGATCGTCAGAATTTCGTTCCAGAATCAATTCATGGTGAAGAAGTGCCAACCTCCATTTTGGAAGAAGAAGTTATTGAAGCTTCTTCTAGTCGTTCAGATAAATCTTATGAACCCAGTGAAAATGAAACAAGTTCaagtgaaaatgaaaatgaagTACTAGAAGAGCTACAAAATAACACTCCAATGCAAAC
Coding sequences:
- the LOC140443740 gene encoding uncharacterized protein, which codes for MCIKQYLRMNPQSRAMKMLLLAKQNIQEKPNRQSDAESDVTRDLLTFCDTFDQDKDLSTLLTDSTNLASSSASNHHLLADDNLITDDDLLTLAEEKVANLDFISSNFPEDEINIEPEDRQNFVPESIHGEEVPTSILEEEVIEASSSRSDKSYEPSENETSSSENENEVLEELQNNTPMQTPSRTRRKRRHVDQKEWKKNKYKILRQEGKEYFGKQKQEEKWNYDIKKKAKAIGPRCKCSGKSVMNNGKSVMKCNEITEDQRTEIFTRFWNFLWNEKQLFLRTLVEKKSTSRARDRKKENESRREFSYIYIFFKQHPR